The DNA sequence AAGAGCTGTTGAGTTAGTTAAAGTTTGTAGCACATTAGCTTGGTGTGGCCTGGAATTGGTTGCCAAATGGACCAGCACTGAACAGAGCCCAATATTTAGGCTTCACACTGTCTTGGAAACATACGTTTGCCAGAGGCTGATCAGGACATATATTATGATTTCTTGATTAATTGTAATTAAGGAATAAATGGTGAGGTTGATGTATCTGATGGaggaatatataaataatgtaagCATGCAGTAATTTATATAATCCGCTTCATCTATCTACAGAATTATCCATACTCTCATTGTATTTAtcaatactttcaataatgTAAAATACTTCAATCTGATTGGCTGAGAAACAATTGAAAATACTGTTTCCCAGTGGGAGTGAAAACCACAACCTCGAAGTTATAATCCAGCAACAGGAAACATTTAAGAatgggtgatattataaaaaaaatggtCACATGCGTCAACTTTATGTGGGAAGATGCAGTCTGGATTAAAAGAGACAGTAATCGGCAGCTTGGACTGTGTAACTATCGTAAAAAGTGATCTTGTGaattttgaattcaaatttcaccattctgaaattttctttttctaataAATGTAAGACATCCCAAGAAAATTATTGGCAACTGAGGCGCAGCCTCCACCACATATAATATGTCCCTAACAACACAAACAACCCCAATACTCCTTATCTGgatattttgtgaaataaaaagacATATAAGTTTACAAAGCATTGTCCCCTCTGCAATGTAAGCTAGCTACGAGAATGAATAGCAGAGGATCAATTATTACAAAAAAGACATTGGTGAATGTAAGTAGTAGTACATAAATAATAAGCTGCGAATTATGTTTACATTCATATAAAGTGTACTAGCTGTGTTGATCTTACACATTTCTAGGAATcatcagaagaagaaaaaaaaaggggaaaaaagaaaaagaaaaggaaaagtcatgAAAAAGCAAAAAGTGTACTTAGCTGTGTTTGTCTTACACGGTTTTAGGAATcattaaaacaaaaagaaaaatatattttaaaaaaaaagaagtcaaAATCAATGGTCATCTGAAATTGATACACATATATCTTATAATCATGGACTTCGCAGCTCACTGTAAGTTagcagatacatgtaccaaattaaTTAAGGAATGGCAAACAGAGCACTGCTGCAATATCTTCTGAATCTTAAATTCAGTTTATAATCTTAGTATCCACAGAGATGATCATAAAATTCAAAGTCGCATAAAATGTGCAAACAAAATATctcagaaaatttaaaaattcaacgTGATTGCTACATTTAGCAGAGCATACCTAGCTAAAACATAACACTAGGCAAtacagttatttttttcttaatgttGAACCTGaatgttgaatttgtacatatatatatttgttgattACTTAAGAACTtttgcaaaagaaaaaaattccttttGCCCCTTGTTTTCCCCCTCCATTATAAGGTTCATTTCTCTGTGATGTCTTCAAGACTAAAACAAGGAGTGTATAGGCCATATAATTATGATGTTTCATGAAACATTGGAATCTGATGAATGGGATAATGCATGCTTGGGAGGTGAGGGGGGCTGTTACTGCTGGGATATAAATTAGAACTTTTCTTTACTTGATCCTGATTACCGCACCCACAAATTTATGAATCTATACCTGTCGTGAGCCACTCAGGTATCAACTCTTTCATATGATAAATGAGACATTCCCGAGATTGTTCAAGTTTCTTCTGTAACACAGTAtataagatataaaaaaaattgtcatatgCTCTCATTTCAGCCTGCTTTCCTCCCACAAGAGGCTAGCACTGATTAGTGTAGAGTTATATCTAATGAGTACAATGGCAGAACAAGAGATAGCAGCTGTATTTAATAACCCTCCCTATCTTTTACATGGCAAGCGATAACATTGAGTGCAGAGAGATTTGTGACTTAATGGGTTAAAAGCTATCTAGACATTGTGCAATTTGATTGCTGGAGTGCACAACAATAAACTACATAACAACTCACCCAGTCCGCACAATCCAGCTTCAAATAGAAATAAAACTACATTCCTCTCACTCGTCAAGCATTCATATCTAATATTTAGATTCATCTATATGCTGTAGGAGTTATATAAACTGGTCATTAGTCAAGATGCCATACAGGTCTAGTGACAGGTGCCTTCTTCCTTCCGGATGACCTTGTGAGGCCGTTGTGATCTCTAGGTCACTGACCACACCCTTTTCCCAGTCTAGTAATTTAGAGAAATGGAAATGTTTGATTGGTACTAACTACTCATTTGCCCTAAGGAAATAGCTAGATACAACTGATTCACTGTTAGCCATCACTATGCAGAGAGTACACATTTTATCAGCAATCTGTGTGCATTGGAAAATTGGAGAAAGGATACATAAGCAAGGGTATAGACATGCTTCGTGTTGTGGGATTTAAAAGCCTGTTTCATACTGTCACCATTGGACCAGCCTACCAGGTCAAAAAAGAATACAAGCTTTGCCATAAAAATGATGTAACTGCCCAGAATATTAATGAGCAAACTGTGCCAGTAAGGACCTAAGTAACAAATTGTACCAATAAGGACCTAAGTAACAAATTGTACCAATAAGGACCTAAGTAACAAATTGTACCAATAAGGACCTAAGTAACAAATTGAACCAATAAGAGCCTGAGTAACAAATTGTACCAATAAGGGCCTGAGTAATAAATTGTACCAATAAGGGCCTGAGTAACAAATTGTAACAATAAGGGCTTGAGTAACAAATTGTAACAATGAAGACCCAAGTAACAAATTGAACCAATAAGGGCCTGAGTAACAAATTGTACCAATAAGAGCCTGAGTGACAAACTGTGCCAAAAAGGACCTAAGTAACAAATTGTACCAATAAGGGCTTGAGTAACAAATTGTGCCAATAAGGGCTTAAGTAACAAATTGTATCAATAAAGACCCACGTAACGAATTGTACCAATAAGGACCTAAGTAACAAACTGTACCAATAAGGACCTAAGTAACAAATTGAACCAATAAGGGCCTGAGTAACAACTTGTACCAGTAAGGGCCTGAATAAGAAATTGTGCCAATAAGGGCCTGAGTAACAAATTGTGCCAATAAGGGCCTAATTTAAGTAACAAATTGTACCAATAAGGACCTAAGTATCAAATTGTACCAATAAGGGCCTATGTAACATGCAGGCCAAGGACAGAAAAGAAATGCTAAATAAAAGTACAACAAATCTTGAAAAGAGAGAGATAACAAGTCTACAAATTCTTCAGAGAGAGTGCATGTCACCACAAGTTGTAAATAATTTTGAAGTTGGATAAATTTTGTAGGACTTTTGTTGCATTTTTAAGATCAAGTTAGTTCTGTTCTCCCCTAAGGGAAGTCATCTACAAAACAATTTACAGACAGTGAAAGCTTTCTATTACGTAGAGTTGACCTGATGAGCTTTTAAGATTTGAAATCCTTTCTATCTCGAGTGACCTAGTTTGTAGCTGGCGGAATGAGCTGGTGGTGGGGGAGTGTGAAATGATCACACAGGTAAATTAATCATCTGTCCTCGTCAACAACACAGGTATCCCAGGTGAAAAATGAATAACCCAAAGACATTTAAGCTCAAGCACAATTACTGGAAATATATCACGTGCAAGTTGTACAGATCTTAAAGcataaaataattcaacattTCTTCCTTGTGCACACTTATAATGCCTGCATATATCAAATGTCAACACTAAATATTCAAGTGCCTATACTCCCACACAGGGCCAAGTAAAAGCCTAAATTAGCATATCctgatgaaaaatgtttttgaacaCTAGCTGGTATTGTCACCATTATAAAATTCAAGTTCAGAACCAATATTATGAGCCAACATTTCAGAGATTAATGGAGCTATCATGGTCCCTATTATTCTCTGTCATTTAATCATACATATATTCCTCTGGAAAACTGCCATCTGACTTTGACAAAAGAATTGTATGCACCCAATATGTATAACACAAACTGCATGTATCTTGATTAATGCTTACCctggagaattttttttctggaGGTTTGATGTCGACTAAATGCTCCAGAATGCAGGCATCGCACTCACATGGGGGAGGTTCACCAAACTGGTACTGAACGTCCCCATCAAATGTCTCTATCCCTACAGGGTTGCTGACCTCTGGCCGGGGCAAGGAAAGAGTAGTTTTGGAAGACGTGCAGTC is a window from the Ostrea edulis chromosome 5, xbOstEdul1.1, whole genome shotgun sequence genome containing:
- the LOC130054901 gene encoding uncharacterized protein LOC130054901, with translation MEQGVEVPSSFIDPQNGEGGNLACRPDTGQEEKMPEIRNGECGSQAECKKSEKNNSSNSHTHSENGEEDCTSSKTTLSLPRPEVSNPVGIETFDGDVQYQFGEPPPCECDACILEHLVDIKPPEKKFSRTGKRVWSVT